In Candidatus Krumholzibacteriota bacterium, the following proteins share a genomic window:
- the galE gene encoding UDP-glucose 4-epimerase GalE, whose amino-acid sequence MNVLVTGGAGYIGSAVTEYLLDAGHAVTVVDNLSTGHRPAIDERVTFVEGDLLDEATCLEALAGVEAVLHFAAFSQVGESVADPLKYYRNNVAGAVSLLSAMQALGVGNFLFSSTAAVYGEPPETPITEESPLRPVNAYGNTKLAIETMLSDCGRAWGLRSLSLRYFNAAGATEAHGEDHRPETHLIPLVLDAATGRRGELVVYGNDYPTPDGTCVRDYIHVRDLATAHVLGLGKLADGLCGAVNLGNGQGFSVLDIIRSAEMVTGLDVPYRIGGRREGDPAVLVASSARAEELLGWKRLQPAIDDIIRDAYAWRRRFPDGYPD is encoded by the coding sequence ATGAACGTCCTGGTCACGGGCGGCGCCGGTTACATCGGCAGCGCGGTCACCGAGTACCTGCTCGACGCCGGCCACGCGGTCACGGTCGTCGACAACCTCTCGACCGGCCATCGTCCCGCGATCGACGAACGCGTGACCTTCGTCGAGGGGGATCTGCTCGACGAGGCGACCTGCCTCGAGGCGCTCGCCGGCGTCGAGGCGGTTCTCCATTTCGCCGCCTTCTCGCAGGTGGGCGAATCGGTCGCCGATCCGCTGAAGTACTACCGGAACAACGTCGCAGGCGCCGTCTCGCTCCTCTCGGCGATGCAGGCGCTCGGCGTCGGCAATTTCCTCTTCTCCTCGACCGCCGCCGTGTACGGCGAGCCGCCGGAGACGCCGATCACCGAGGAATCGCCACTCAGACCGGTGAACGCGTACGGCAACACGAAGCTCGCGATCGAGACGATGCTCTCCGACTGCGGCAGGGCCTGGGGGCTCAGATCCCTCTCCCTGCGCTATTTCAACGCCGCCGGGGCGACGGAGGCGCACGGGGAGGATCACCGCCCAGAGACACACCTGATTCCCCTCGTCCTCGATGCCGCCACGGGCCGTCGCGGGGAACTCGTCGTCTACGGAAACGACTACCCGACGCCGGACGGGACCTGTGTCCGGGATTACATCCATGTCCGCGATCTCGCCACCGCGCACGTGCTCGGTCTCGGGAAACTCGCCGACGGCCTCTGCGGCGCGGTCAATCTCGGGAACGGGCAGGGCTTCTCCGTCCTCGATATCATCCGTTCGGCGGAGATGGTGACCGGGCTGGACGTGCCGTACCGGATCGGCGGCCGGCGCGAGGGCGATCCGGCGGTGCTCGTCGCCTCTTCGGCGCGCGCCGAGGAACTTCTCGGGTGGAAGCGGCTGCAACCGGCGATCGACGACATCATCCGCGATGCCTACGCATGGCGCCGCCGGTTCCCCGACGGATATCCCGACTGA